GTGGTTCTACCTGACGCCGGTGGTCTACCCGCTGGCGCAGGTGCCCGAGCGCTTTCACGTCTGGTATCTGCTCAATCCGGTGGCCTGCCTGGTGCTGGCTGTGGAGTGGGCGGCGCTGGGCATGGCCATGCCTGGGGGCACGCTGTGGGCTCTGCTGGCCTGGACTCTACTGCTGGGTGGAGGGGGCTGGTGGTTCTTCCGCTCGATGAAGGCAGCACTGGGTGAGGCGCTGTAATGGCCATCGCGTTCAAGAACATAGAAAAGCACTATGCGGTGTATGCACGCCCGCAGGACAGGCTGTGGGAGTGGGTGACCGGGCGCCAGCGCCACCGCGTGCACGTGGCGCTGGCGGGCATCGACTTCGAGGTGCGGCCGGGCGAGACCTTTGGCCTGATCGGCGAGAACGGCGCGGGCAAGAGCACCTTGCTGAAGATCGCGGCAGGCACCATCCGCCCCACGCGGGGCGAGGTCATGCGCCAGGGACGGGTGGCGGCGCTGCTGGAACTCGGGGCGGGCTTTCACCCCGAAGAGTCGGGGCAGGACAACATTCGCTTCATGGCGGCGCTGCATGGCCTGGAGGGGGAGGCGTTGGAGGATTTCGCGGCGCGGGCGACGGAGTTCTCCGAGCTTTCCGCCGAAACTCTGCAGCGGCCCGTGAAGACCTATTCGTCGGGCATGTTCATGCGGCTGGCGTTCGCGGCGGCGACGGCCATCGAGCCGGAGGTGCTGATCGTGGACGAGGCGCTGTCGGTTGGTGACCTGCACTTCCAGAAAAAAAGCCTGAACCGCATCCTGGAACTGCGCGGGCGCGGTGCGACGGTGCTGTTTTGTTCGCACAACCTGTACCAGGTGCGCAGCCTGTGCCAGCGCGCGGCCTGGATCCATGGCGGCCGCATAGAGGCGATCGGCCACACCGAGGACGTGGTCACGGCCTACGAGGCGCATGAGCGGCGGCGCTACGCCCATCTGCGTACCGATGCGCCGGACGCCGCGGTAGCGCCGACGCAGACGGCTGCGGCTCCGCCAGCGCACGCATCGGTGCCGGTGAAGATCATGCGCGTAGGCATCGAGACTGCCGACGGAATCAACCCTGCGCAGGTGGATTCGTTCCAGGACCTGACCCTGGAGATCGAGGTGGAGTCCTATGGCGACGCACCATTCCATGTAGGGTTTGCCATCGTGCGGCCGGACAAGGACAACGTGTTTGGCAGCAGCACCCAGTTCCTCGGTTCCAGGCCGCCCATGCGCGGTGTGGGCCAGCATCGGGTGCGCGTGCGGTTTCCCCGTCTTCCGCTGCTGTCGGGCGAATACCTGTGGAGCGTGTACACGTTGGACGATTCTGGTCTGCAGGTGCTCGACATGGCGGAGCTGATCCAGCCTTTCACGGTGCTTAACCAGAAGCACCGCGAGTTCGGTCTGGTTTGGCTGGAGCACGAATGGCTGCAGGTGCAATGAGTCGCGACTGGCGACTGGACTGGGCGTTCCCCGCACTGGGCCGCCTGCCCACCACTTTGCCCTGGCGGCTTGTGCATTGGCTGGGCCGCGATGCGCCGGCCGTGCGGCGTGCGACCGAGCTTTTTTTGCAGCAGCGGTTCAGCCAGGTTTTTCTTGGAGCGACAGGGGAGCAGCACCGGCAATGGGCGCGTGCGCATCTGGACATGCTGGCCACGGAAATGCTG
This region of Alicycliphilus denitrificans K601 genomic DNA includes:
- a CDS encoding ABC transporter ATP-binding protein, with the protein product MAIAFKNIEKHYAVYARPQDRLWEWVTGRQRHRVHVALAGIDFEVRPGETFGLIGENGAGKSTLLKIAAGTIRPTRGEVMRQGRVAALLELGAGFHPEESGQDNIRFMAALHGLEGEALEDFAARATEFSELSAETLQRPVKTYSSGMFMRLAFAAATAIEPEVLIVDEALSVGDLHFQKKSLNRILELRGRGATVLFCSHNLYQVRSLCQRAAWIHGGRIEAIGHTEDVVTAYEAHERRRYAHLRTDAPDAAVAPTQTAAAPPAHASVPVKIMRVGIETADGINPAQVDSFQDLTLEIEVESYGDAPFHVGFAIVRPDKDNVFGSSTQFLGSRPPMRGVGQHRVRVRFPRLPLLSGEYLWSVYTLDDSGLQVLDMAELIQPFTVLNQKHREFGLVWLEHEWLQVQ